The following coding sequences lie in one Anatilimnocola floriformis genomic window:
- a CDS encoding restriction endonuclease, whose translation MIDFKELPADGTSFEQFVREICLIYDLHPQWTGKGPDHGRDILATEKAHGVVGDFARRWLIQCKHYAHSGKSVGREDLGSIIDDCRQAGAEGFLLACSTQPSSALVIKLRELAEKPENRLVTAIWDGVDLEKRLAEPRCFSLGHLFFPRSFAATPWKLYNAGAPNKWTAHYKTYFLHLSSRIAGKYPNLSECEYIISRLESIKPKAEHEVIRPRAIYFDDKHDQFKVFADYLVPRDTMPSLLPDAFESALHDGYGLHSDGTGMWYITYWDIKLRRILPYSDHFDRDHYDYYNPVRGNFETGISRNSYTIGELAEYGNRWD comes from the coding sequence ATGATTGACTTTAAGGAACTACCCGCCGACGGCACTTCTTTTGAACAATTTGTTCGGGAAATCTGTTTGATCTATGATCTTCATCCCCAATGGACAGGTAAGGGGCCTGATCATGGCCGCGATATTCTCGCAACGGAGAAAGCTCATGGTGTGGTTGGTGACTTTGCGAGGCGATGGCTAATTCAATGCAAGCACTACGCTCATTCGGGGAAATCCGTTGGCCGAGAGGATTTGGGTTCGATCATAGATGATTGCCGGCAAGCTGGAGCGGAGGGATTTCTACTAGCATGTTCAACGCAGCCCAGTTCCGCGCTAGTCATTAAGTTGAGAGAATTGGCCGAAAAGCCAGAAAATCGGCTGGTTACAGCGATATGGGATGGAGTGGACCTTGAAAAGCGGCTCGCCGAACCTCGCTGCTTTTCACTGGGGCACTTGTTTTTCCCTCGTAGTTTCGCCGCTACACCATGGAAGCTGTATAACGCCGGTGCGCCGAACAAATGGACAGCACACTATAAGACGTACTTTCTTCACCTCAGCAGTCGTATCGCTGGAAAATACCCAAATCTTAGCGAGTGTGAGTATATAATCTCACGACTTGAAAGCATCAAGCCAAAGGCAGAACACGAAGTGATTCGCCCTCGCGCGATCTACTTCGATGATAAACATGACCAATTCAAAGTGTTTGCGGACTACTTGGTTCCGCGGGACACGATGCCATCTCTGCTGCCCGACGCATTTGAGTCGGCATTGCACGATGGCTATGGATTACACAGTGATGGCACCGGCATGTGGTACATAACGTACTGGGACATCAAGCTCCGGCGAATTTTACCGTATAGCGACCATTTTGATCGTGACCACTATGACTACTACAACCCTGTCCGAGGGAATTTTGAAACCGGAATTAGTCGTAATTCATACACAATAGGAGAGCTTGCAGAATACGGAAATCGCTGGGATTAG